A genomic region of Mycolicibacterium poriferae contains the following coding sequences:
- a CDS encoding SulP family inorganic anion transporter, whose product MIGAGWVTQVVPGLANFRGYPRTAVRGDVLGGLTVSAYLVPQALAYATLAGLAPVAGLWAALPPLVIYAFLGSSRQLSIGPESTTALMTAAVLVPVVGSTDPGRYAAHAATLALLVGAICVVAGLLRLGFLANLLSRPVLVGYLAGIAAMMVASQLGRLTGVAVSGQSVIEQVRSFVTAVPELHWPTVVLSAAVLAAIFGLDSRAPRLPGPLIGILAATAAVALFAWSGDGIDVVGAIPAGLPVPDWPAVSGDMLGDLVAPALGIAVVAFSDNVLTARAFASRRGEEIDPHAELRALGVCNLVAGMFRGFPISSSGSRTALADAAGARTQVYSLVVLGVLATALVFGGGVMAAIPSAALGALVVFAATKLVDVAEFGRLARFRRSELVIALSTAAAVVAFGVLNGVLVAIGLSVADLLRRLAHAHDSVQGLVPGVPGMHDVDDYPAATVVPGLLVYRYDAPLFFANAADFRRRALAAIEDSPQPVRWFLLNAESNVEVDLTALDALEQMRTECERRGIVFAMARVKQDLRDALAAAGLLDRIGPDRIFMTLPTAVAAYRQAHPDDG is encoded by the coding sequence ATGATCGGCGCCGGGTGGGTGACGCAGGTCGTACCCGGGCTGGCCAACTTCCGTGGCTACCCCCGTACCGCGGTGCGCGGCGACGTCCTGGGCGGTCTGACGGTGTCGGCCTATCTGGTGCCGCAAGCGCTCGCCTATGCCACCCTCGCCGGGCTGGCTCCTGTCGCCGGATTGTGGGCCGCGTTGCCTCCGTTGGTGATCTACGCGTTTCTGGGCTCGTCGCGCCAGCTGTCCATCGGTCCCGAGTCCACCACCGCGCTGATGACGGCAGCGGTGCTCGTGCCGGTGGTGGGTTCCACCGACCCCGGCCGTTACGCCGCACACGCGGCGACGTTGGCGCTCCTGGTCGGGGCCATCTGCGTCGTCGCCGGGCTACTCCGGCTGGGCTTCCTGGCGAACCTGCTTTCCCGGCCGGTGCTGGTCGGCTATCTGGCCGGCATCGCCGCGATGATGGTGGCCAGCCAGCTGGGCCGGCTGACCGGTGTGGCGGTCTCCGGCCAGTCGGTCATCGAGCAGGTGCGTTCCTTCGTCACCGCGGTGCCCGAGTTGCACTGGCCCACAGTGGTACTCAGCGCCGCGGTGCTGGCAGCGATCTTTGGGCTCGACTCTCGCGCGCCACGACTTCCCGGCCCGTTGATCGGCATCCTCGCGGCCACCGCCGCGGTCGCGCTGTTCGCGTGGTCGGGCGACGGTATCGACGTCGTCGGCGCGATCCCGGCCGGCCTGCCCGTCCCGGACTGGCCCGCGGTGTCCGGCGACATGCTCGGCGACCTCGTCGCCCCCGCGCTCGGGATCGCCGTCGTCGCGTTCTCCGACAACGTGCTGACCGCGCGGGCCTTCGCGTCGCGGCGGGGCGAGGAGATCGACCCCCATGCCGAACTGCGTGCGCTGGGGGTGTGCAACCTCGTCGCCGGGATGTTCCGAGGGTTCCCGATCAGCTCGAGTGGCAGCCGTACCGCGCTCGCGGACGCCGCAGGGGCCCGCACCCAGGTCTACTCGCTGGTGGTTCTCGGGGTGCTCGCCACCGCGCTGGTGTTCGGGGGAGGCGTCATGGCCGCCATCCCGTCCGCCGCGTTGGGAGCGCTGGTCGTCTTCGCCGCCACGAAGCTGGTCGACGTCGCCGAGTTCGGCCGGCTGGCCCGTTTTCGCCGCAGTGAGTTGGTGATCGCACTGTCCACCGCGGCGGCGGTGGTCGCGTTCGGGGTGCTCAACGGCGTCCTGGTCGCGATCGGGTTGTCGGTGGCAGACCTGTTGCGCCGGTTGGCGCACGCCCACGACAGCGTCCAGGGCCTGGTGCCCGGCGTGCCGGGGATGCACGACGTCGACGACTATCCGGCGGCGACGGTGGTGCCGGGCCTGCTGGTCTACCGCTATGACGCGCCGCTGTTCTTCGCCAACGCCGCGGACTTCCGTCGCCGCGCCCTGGCGGCGATCGAGGACTCGCCCCAGCCCGTCCGCTGGTTCCTGCTCAACGCCGAATCCAACGTCGAGGTGGACCTGACCGCCCTGGACGCGCTGGAGCAGATGCGAACCGAGTGCGAGCGCCGCGGCATCGTGTTCGCGATGGCCAGGGTGAAACAGGATCTGCGCGACGCGCTCGCCGCAGCGGGGCTGCTCGACCGCATCGGGCCGGACCGGATCTTCATGACGCTGCCCACCGCGGTCGCCGCGTACCGCCAGGCCCACCCCGACGACGGGTGA
- the infA gene encoding translation initiation factor IF-1, producing MAKKDGAIEVEGRVVEPLPNAMFRIELENGHKVLAHISGKMRQHYIRILPEDRVVVELSPYDLSRGRIVYRYK from the coding sequence ATGGCCAAGAAAGACGGTGCCATAGAGGTCGAGGGTCGTGTTGTCGAACCTCTGCCCAATGCGATGTTCCGCATTGAGCTGGAGAACGGACACAAGGTCCTCGCCCACATCAGCGGAAAGATGCGGCAGCACTACATCCGCATCCTCCCGGAGGACCGCGTCGTGGTGGAGCTGTCTCCCTACGACCTGTCCCGCGGCCGCATCGTGTACCGCTACAAGTGA
- the rpmJ gene encoding 50S ribosomal protein L36, whose product MKVNPSVKPICDKCRVIRRHGRVMVICSDPRHKQRQG is encoded by the coding sequence GTGAAGGTGAACCCGAGCGTCAAGCCGATCTGCGACAAGTGCAGGGTGATCCGCCGGCATGGGCGGGTCATGGTGATCTGCTCCGATCCCCGCCACAAGCAGCGGCAGGGCTAG
- the rpsM gene encoding 30S ribosomal protein S13 produces the protein MARLMGVDLPRDKRMEVALTYIYGVGRTRSQEILDATGISRELRTKDLTDDQVTQLRDYIEGNLKVEGDLRREVQADIRRKIEIGCYQGLRHRRGLPVRGQRTKTNARTRKGPKRTIAGKKKAR, from the coding sequence ATGGCCCGACTAATGGGCGTTGACCTCCCGCGCGACAAGCGCATGGAGGTCGCACTGACCTACATCTACGGCGTCGGCCGCACCCGGTCGCAGGAAATCCTGGACGCCACCGGCATCAGCCGCGAACTGCGCACCAAAGACCTCACCGACGACCAGGTGACCCAGTTGCGCGACTACATCGAGGGCAACCTCAAGGTGGAGGGTGACCTGCGCCGCGAGGTGCAGGCCGACATCCGTCGCAAGATCGAGATCGGCTGCTACCAGGGCCTGCGGCACCGCCGTGGCCTGCCGGTGCGCGGCCAGCGGACCAAGACCAACGCGCGCACCCGCAAGGGCCCCAAGCGCACCATCGCCGGCAAGAAGAAGGCCAGGTAA
- the rpsK gene encoding 30S ribosomal protein S11, producing the protein MPPQKKAAGTAGKRGKTTRRREKKNVPHGAAHIKSTFNNTIVSITDPQGNVIAWASSGHVGFKGSRKSTPFAAQLAAENAARKAQEHGVKKVDVFVKGPGSGRETAIRSLQAAGLEVGAISDVTPQPHNGCRPPKRRRV; encoded by the coding sequence ATGCCACCACAGAAGAAGGCCGCGGGTACCGCCGGTAAGCGGGGTAAGACCACCCGCCGCAGGGAGAAGAAGAACGTCCCGCACGGCGCCGCGCACATCAAGAGCACGTTCAACAACACGATCGTCTCGATCACCGACCCGCAGGGCAACGTCATCGCCTGGGCGTCGTCGGGGCACGTCGGCTTCAAGGGGTCGCGCAAGTCGACACCGTTCGCCGCGCAGCTGGCCGCCGAGAACGCGGCCCGCAAGGCGCAGGAACACGGCGTGAAGAAGGTCGACGTCTTCGTCAAGGGCCCGGGTTCGGGCCGCGAGACCGCGATCCGTTCGTTGCAGGCCGCCGGCCTCGAGGTCGGCGCAATTTCCGATGTCACCCCGCAGCCGCACAACGGCTGCCGTCCGCCGAAGCGGCGCCGGGTCTAG
- the rpsD gene encoding 30S ribosomal protein S4 yields MARYTGPVTRKSRRLGVDLVGGDQSFEKRPYPPGQHGRARIKESEYRQQLQEKQKARFTYGVMEKQFRRYYEEANRLPGKTGDNLLRILESRLDNVVYRAGLARTRRMARQLVSHGHFTVNGVKVDIPSYRVAQYDIIDIKDKSINTLPFEVARQTAGERPIPGWLQVVGERQRILVHQLPERAQIDVPLTEQLIVELYSK; encoded by the coding sequence ATGGCTCGTTACACCGGACCCGTCACCCGCAAGTCGCGCCGCCTCGGCGTCGACCTCGTCGGTGGAGATCAGTCCTTCGAGAAGCGCCCCTACCCGCCCGGTCAGCACGGCCGTGCGCGGATCAAGGAGAGCGAGTACCGCCAGCAGCTGCAGGAGAAGCAGAAGGCCCGCTTCACCTACGGCGTGATGGAGAAGCAGTTCCGCCGCTACTACGAGGAGGCCAACCGCCTCCCCGGCAAGACCGGTGACAACCTGCTGCGCATCCTGGAGAGCCGGCTCGACAACGTCGTCTACCGCGCCGGCCTGGCCCGGACCCGCCGGATGGCGCGTCAGCTGGTCAGCCACGGCCACTTCACCGTCAACGGCGTGAAGGTCGACATCCCCAGCTACCGGGTCGCGCAATACGACATCATCGACATCAAGGACAAGTCGATCAACACCCTGCCCTTCGAGGTCGCCCGCCAGACTGCCGGCGAGCGCCCCATTCCGGGCTGGCTGCAGGTCGTCGGCGAACGTCAGCGCATCCTCGTGCACCAGCTGCCCGAGCGTGCGCAGATCGACGTCCCGCTCACCGAGCAGCTGATCGTCGAGCTCTACTCGAAGTAG